One part of the Streptomyces ferrugineus genome encodes these proteins:
- a CDS encoding RICIN domain-containing protein, which translates to MADALRKGGNSLYAYAEDSLPLPASQLHEKAGRAYGAPLYQAHAEDDKAAGATQEKARDAWLTWSRATSGLEWFPDAPKGEDEIWEKTGLLPWLWRSYMKPVELFSPFYEPSPQADEKTKKAALAIGDQLYNGKGTPAEQEAWKLWKKNSGPIVPDEIFVPRLSSDDARIFLASGGFPTREPEKDTPEFRVAVEDLKARFASCDWHTPIDPNKVLGKTTATASQEWQEEISAQASQRQKILEASGTASKALQDGTWALGQLLGQSWIADYTTRWQDYWAPGGIGWIGDADTVVEVAAANGKCLDVQSAGKTNGTPVQTYTCNNSPAQKWKLRADGALENVNSGKCLDVAGANSANKTKIQIWTCNSSPAQQWKFNVRATGELRNVATNKCLDLHTFNNGQNSWLYTCNGTKAQQFRVKPLGHNGDTPDKSEFDKAKKSRAAAQAEAKKQLAVLKARLDTAKKAATTSSSAIEAAYEIADKNGAPRGRGLIVGQQKDQVTQGAVAALEAMVKAGETAEAATRASAADSDTIAQRARAQSAQVQAEFRRKAAATAEAQAKASRDAAKLHRDNAKKDAATAKSKLGDALKAEADAKKAAADAHAKRLAAEAEEKTAKAEKDTAAAKQAEANQHKKNAQAEAANAQSAKEKAETAEKNASRHRDDAVKARDHAKEMRDDAWDAEQKADAARAKADAKAAYADSLDADDAAEAARAEANKADTYATNAENAASRARSEANAASAAAVEADAAATRAEAAAKRSRANADAAQAAKLKADAAVRTATSAVADAIKASDHAAAEAKAAVKAADDAEAEAKNAKAQADLSSKEAGKALAAAAKSTGFAYITAQAAADATAAARQVAKPANDAIETGAPYADTDQAADLIVLTGQASKTIAEQQQAVADAHAKNAKAEAEAAKNIADQAVGDSKQAYVHAAHAAGYAATARTYAKEALGYSAEAADYAKQAAKSLARTIEYDRQAAADAAAADKAAGRAEGHAKDARASADQAALDAQAAREAATAAEQAAKDARAAADRADAAATEAEKAAKDALKYAKEAQEAAESAARKQANQQVNSGAGTGVGGTWYVVDEDSIEITDAKQQNDCVIEVGFEGCTVTFTVTFSATVDFFLCTNPDTTAGAGRCPSQDTLLVESKRIPGLKKDVTRYFSKLELIQQTLTYKLLKAVLVQDFVDCWHGSASGCAWAASNFIPGKALGTVFDGIRALDAAMKTGVGVRDAFHALKALDLDPGTLAKLNAIVNAHEDLYTACKVNSFPGTTQVLMADGSHRPISQLAVGDLVKATDPATGQLRARQVTDTFRHDTRRLVDIVVADGGRLESTAGHKFYVVDRGWTLVSDLRVGDRLRTSDGSVRAVTALHDRSGLAPRTVYDLTVDDLHTFFVLAGATPVLVHNCKVALGWQRGGKLDEWAALPENKFQTFSNVSPRDFARIAEMAIADPNVTLHINMTGLADKGTFMDAAQRGLTAGEAGRATDYEMSMIARALANGQRSWSSVKFYSPSGPGGAMRLDPPTHMPDLSVLKGDLDPVKGSVIGYCHC; encoded by the coding sequence ATGGCCGACGCGTTGCGTAAGGGCGGCAACAGCCTCTACGCGTACGCCGAAGACTCCCTTCCCCTTCCGGCCTCCCAGTTGCACGAGAAGGCCGGACGAGCCTACGGCGCCCCTCTCTACCAGGCCCACGCCGAGGACGACAAAGCAGCCGGCGCGACACAGGAGAAGGCCCGGGACGCGTGGCTGACCTGGTCCAGGGCAACGAGCGGCCTCGAATGGTTCCCTGACGCGCCCAAGGGCGAGGACGAGATCTGGGAGAAGACCGGTCTCCTGCCGTGGCTGTGGCGCTCGTACATGAAGCCGGTCGAGTTGTTCTCACCGTTCTACGAGCCTTCCCCGCAGGCGGACGAGAAGACGAAGAAGGCCGCCCTCGCCATCGGCGACCAGCTCTACAACGGCAAGGGCACGCCGGCAGAGCAGGAAGCCTGGAAGCTGTGGAAGAAGAACTCCGGGCCGATCGTCCCCGACGAGATCTTCGTCCCCCGCCTGTCCTCCGATGACGCCCGGATCTTCCTCGCCTCCGGCGGCTTCCCCACCCGCGAACCCGAGAAGGACACACCCGAGTTCCGGGTCGCGGTCGAGGACCTGAAGGCCCGTTTCGCGTCCTGTGACTGGCACACGCCGATCGACCCGAACAAGGTCCTCGGAAAGACCACTGCTACCGCTTCCCAGGAGTGGCAGGAGGAGATCTCGGCGCAAGCATCGCAGCGTCAGAAGATCCTCGAAGCCTCGGGTACGGCGTCGAAGGCATTGCAGGACGGCACCTGGGCCCTCGGTCAACTGTTGGGTCAGTCGTGGATCGCCGACTACACCACTCGCTGGCAGGACTACTGGGCGCCGGGCGGCATCGGATGGATCGGCGACGCCGACACGGTCGTCGAAGTCGCCGCCGCCAACGGCAAGTGCCTCGACGTGCAGTCCGCCGGGAAGACCAACGGCACCCCCGTGCAGACCTACACCTGCAACAACAGTCCGGCGCAGAAGTGGAAGCTCCGGGCTGACGGGGCGCTGGAGAATGTCAACTCCGGCAAGTGCCTGGATGTGGCGGGGGCCAACTCCGCGAACAAGACGAAGATCCAGATCTGGACGTGCAACTCGAGTCCGGCACAGCAGTGGAAATTCAACGTCCGAGCCACCGGTGAACTGCGCAACGTCGCCACGAACAAGTGCCTCGACCTGCACACCTTCAACAACGGCCAGAACTCGTGGCTGTACACGTGCAACGGCACCAAGGCACAGCAGTTCCGCGTCAAGCCGTTGGGGCATAACGGGGACACCCCGGACAAGTCCGAGTTCGACAAGGCCAAGAAGAGCCGTGCTGCTGCGCAGGCCGAGGCGAAGAAACAGCTCGCTGTGCTGAAGGCCCGGCTCGACACAGCGAAGAAGGCCGCCACCACCTCGTCCAGCGCCATCGAGGCCGCCTACGAGATCGCCGACAAGAACGGTGCCCCTCGGGGCCGGGGTTTGATCGTCGGGCAGCAGAAGGACCAGGTCACCCAGGGCGCCGTCGCCGCGCTCGAAGCGATGGTGAAGGCCGGCGAGACCGCTGAGGCCGCCACACGTGCGTCCGCTGCCGACTCGGACACGATCGCCCAGCGTGCGAGGGCGCAGTCCGCGCAGGTGCAGGCCGAGTTCCGCAGGAAGGCCGCTGCGACTGCTGAGGCGCAGGCGAAGGCCTCGCGGGATGCGGCGAAGCTGCACCGGGACAACGCCAAGAAGGACGCCGCCACGGCGAAGTCCAAGCTCGGCGACGCTTTGAAGGCCGAAGCCGACGCCAAGAAGGCTGCCGCTGACGCGCACGCCAAGCGGCTCGCTGCGGAGGCGGAGGAGAAGACCGCGAAGGCGGAGAAGGACACCGCCGCCGCGAAGCAGGCCGAAGCCAACCAGCACAAGAAGAACGCACAGGCCGAAGCCGCGAACGCACAGAGCGCGAAGGAGAAGGCGGAGACCGCCGAGAAGAACGCATCCAGGCATCGTGATGACGCCGTGAAGGCGCGTGATCATGCCAAGGAGATGCGTGACGACGCGTGGGACGCCGAGCAGAAGGCGGACGCGGCCCGTGCGAAGGCTGATGCGAAGGCCGCCTACGCCGATTCGCTGGACGCGGATGACGCCGCCGAGGCAGCGCGCGCGGAGGCGAACAAGGCCGACACGTACGCGACGAACGCGGAGAACGCCGCCTCACGGGCCCGTTCGGAGGCGAACGCTGCCTCTGCGGCGGCTGTGGAGGCGGACGCGGCAGCGACCCGTGCGGAAGCCGCTGCGAAGCGGTCGAGGGCCAACGCCGACGCCGCGCAGGCCGCGAAGCTGAAGGCCGACGCAGCCGTCCGGACCGCTACGTCGGCTGTGGCGGATGCGATCAAGGCATCCGACCACGCAGCCGCCGAAGCGAAAGCCGCGGTGAAGGCCGCAGACGACGCCGAAGCCGAGGCCAAGAACGCCAAAGCCCAGGCCGACCTCTCCTCGAAGGAGGCCGGGAAGGCCCTGGCGGCGGCGGCGAAGTCGACCGGGTTCGCGTACATCACCGCACAGGCCGCCGCTGATGCGACGGCAGCCGCGAGGCAGGTCGCGAAGCCGGCGAACGACGCCATCGAGACCGGCGCCCCCTACGCCGACACCGACCAGGCCGCCGACCTGATCGTCCTGACCGGGCAGGCATCGAAGACGATCGCCGAACAGCAGCAGGCCGTAGCCGACGCCCACGCCAAAAACGCCAAGGCGGAAGCCGAAGCCGCGAAGAACATCGCGGACCAGGCCGTAGGCGACTCAAAGCAGGCGTACGTCCACGCGGCGCACGCCGCCGGCTATGCGGCCACTGCCCGCACCTACGCCAAGGAAGCCCTCGGATACTCCGCCGAGGCGGCTGACTACGCGAAGCAGGCCGCGAAGTCGCTGGCGCGGACGATCGAATACGACCGTCAAGCCGCAGCGGACGCGGCGGCAGCCGACAAGGCCGCAGGCCGCGCCGAAGGCCACGCCAAGGACGCCCGCGCCTCCGCCGACCAGGCCGCCCTCGACGCCCAGGCCGCACGCGAGGCCGCAACAGCGGCCGAGCAGGCCGCCAAGGACGCACGGGCAGCCGCCGACCGGGCCGACGCCGCAGCCACCGAAGCCGAAAAGGCTGCCAAGGACGCGCTGAAGTACGCCAAGGAGGCGCAGGAAGCCGCGGAGTCCGCGGCGCGGAAGCAGGCAAACCAGCAGGTCAACAGCGGCGCGGGCACCGGCGTCGGTGGCACGTGGTACGTCGTCGACGAGGACAGCATCGAGATCACCGATGCCAAGCAGCAGAACGACTGCGTCATCGAGGTCGGCTTCGAGGGGTGCACCGTCACCTTCACGGTGACCTTCAGCGCGACGGTCGACTTCTTCCTTTGCACCAACCCCGACACAACGGCCGGCGCCGGCAGATGTCCGTCGCAGGACACGCTGCTCGTCGAGAGCAAGCGCATCCCAGGTCTGAAGAAGGATGTCACCAGGTACTTCTCCAAGCTGGAGCTCATTCAGCAGACCCTCACCTACAAGCTCTTGAAGGCGGTCCTGGTCCAGGACTTCGTCGACTGCTGGCACGGCAGCGCCAGCGGCTGCGCCTGGGCGGCGAGCAACTTCATCCCCGGCAAGGCGTTGGGCACGGTCTTCGACGGGATCCGGGCTCTGGACGCCGCCATGAAGACCGGCGTCGGGGTCCGTGACGCGTTCCATGCCCTCAAGGCGCTCGACCTGGACCCGGGGACCCTCGCCAAGCTCAACGCCATCGTCAACGCCCACGAGGACCTGTACACCGCCTGCAAGGTGAACAGCTTCCCTGGTACCACCCAGGTACTGATGGCGGACGGCTCACACCGGCCCATCAGCCAGTTGGCTGTGGGGGACCTCGTCAAGGCCACGGATCCGGCTACCGGCCAGTTGCGGGCCCGGCAGGTCACCGACACCTTCAGGCACGACACCCGGCGGCTGGTGGATATCGTCGTCGCCGACGGGGGGAGGCTGGAGAGCACCGCCGGTCACAAGTTCTACGTGGTGGACCGCGGGTGGACGCTGGTCTCCGACCTGCGCGTCGGTGACCGCCTGCGGACCTCGGACGGTTCCGTCCGCGCGGTGACCGCCCTCCACGACCGCTCGGGCTTGGCTCCGCGCACGGTCTACGACCTCACGGTCGATGACCTGCACACGTTCTTCGTGCTGGCAGGCGCCACTCCGGTCCTTGTCCACAACTGCAAGGTGGCGTTGGGATGGCAGAGGGGTGGGAAGCTGGACGAGTGGGCGGCGCTGCCCGAGAACAAGTTCCAGACCTTCTCCAACGTGTCTCCGAGGGACTTCGCCCGAATCGCGGAAATGGCCATCGCCGACCCGAACGTGACGCTGCACATCAACATGACGGGACTGGCCGACAAGGGAACTTTCATGGATGCTGCCCAGCGTGGCCTGACGGCCGGAGAAGCCGGACGGGCGACGGACTACGAGATGTCCATGATCGCGAGGGCACTCGCCAATGGTCAGCGTTCGTGGAGTTCGGTCAAGTTCTATTCCCCGTCGGGTCCGGGTGGAGCCATGCGACTGGATCCCCCGACACATATGCCGGATCTATCGGTGCTGAAGGGGGACCTCGACCCCGTGAAGGGTTCGGTCATCGGATACTGCCACTGCTGA
- a CDS encoding ABC transporter permease, giving the protein MTATTTTITAPITKSGRVRPLDGLRQTFTMAWRSLVAVKHNPLELVDYSITPIMFVFLFTYVLGGQMAGSPEAYLKYALPGIIVQNTLFMTMYTAMALNTDLTKGVFDRLRSLPIARSAPLIGRITADLAKHVWALLLMIGLGLLLGFRITGGLDGFLLGTLLVVLFAAAVSWSAVLIGMLAGDAEKVQAFAFTLIFPITFTSSAFVRVETMPGWLQAWSDVNPVSHLSDAFRGLLLGGAVAEPVMWSLVWAAGIAVVFYPLAMRAYRAKA; this is encoded by the coding sequence ATGACCGCCACGACCACGACCATCACCGCGCCGATCACCAAATCGGGGCGGGTGCGACCGCTGGACGGGCTGCGGCAGACGTTCACCATGGCGTGGCGCAGCCTGGTGGCGGTCAAGCACAACCCGCTGGAGCTGGTCGACTACAGCATCACGCCGATCATGTTCGTGTTCCTCTTCACGTATGTACTGGGCGGGCAGATGGCCGGCTCGCCCGAGGCGTACCTGAAGTACGCGCTGCCCGGGATCATCGTCCAGAACACCCTGTTCATGACGATGTACACGGCCATGGCCCTGAACACCGACCTCACCAAGGGCGTCTTCGACCGCCTGCGCAGCCTGCCGATCGCCCGCTCGGCCCCTCTCATCGGCCGCATCACCGCGGACCTCGCCAAGCACGTCTGGGCCCTGCTCCTGATGATCGGCCTGGGCCTGCTGCTCGGCTTCCGGATCACCGGCGGGCTGGACGGCTTCCTGCTCGGAACGCTGCTGGTGGTGCTCTTCGCGGCGGCGGTGTCGTGGAGCGCGGTGCTGATCGGGATGCTGGCGGGGGACGCGGAGAAGGTGCAGGCCTTCGCCTTCACCCTCATCTTCCCGATCACCTTTACCAGCAGCGCGTTCGTGAGGGTGGAAACGATGCCGGGGTGGTTGCAGGCGTGGAGCGACGTGAATCCGGTGTCGCATCTGTCGGATGCGTTCCGGGGGTTGCTGCTGGGCGGGGCCGTGGCTGAGCCGGTGATGTGGTCGTTGGTGTGGGCTGCGGGGATTGCGGTGGTGTTCTATCCGTTGGCTATGCGGGCCTATCGAGCCAAGGCGTAA
- a CDS encoding ATP-binding cassette domain-containing protein, with the protein MTTYAIEAEGLVKRFKETEALAGVDLGARKGTVLGLLGPNGAGKTTAVRIFATLLRPDGGRAHVAGHDVVREAGVVRAMVGLTGQYAAVDENLTGTENLLLIGRLLGLPRRAAKARAAELLERFQLADAAGRATKTYSGGMRRRLDLAASLVGRPSILFLDEPTTGLDPHSRGELWDLLRGLVADGATALLTTQYLNEADVLADDIVVIDKGRVIAEGTPDQLKSQVGGQVLELRPVLAEDLVRVHALVTEAAGPQTQIEGETITAPVKDTELMPSVVRTLDREGIAVGELALRRSSLDEVFLALTGHRAEPGEPEGDGGAAVREDESELERAVSRS; encoded by the coding sequence ATGACGACGTATGCGATAGAGGCGGAAGGCCTGGTCAAGCGGTTCAAGGAGACCGAGGCGCTGGCCGGGGTCGATCTGGGGGCCCGCAAGGGCACGGTGCTGGGACTGCTGGGTCCCAACGGCGCGGGGAAGACGACCGCGGTACGGATCTTCGCGACACTGCTGCGGCCCGACGGGGGCAGGGCCCACGTGGCCGGTCACGACGTGGTGCGGGAGGCCGGTGTCGTACGGGCCATGGTGGGGCTGACCGGGCAGTACGCGGCGGTGGACGAGAACCTGACCGGCACCGAGAACCTGCTGCTCATCGGGCGTCTGCTGGGGCTGCCCCGGCGGGCGGCGAAGGCGCGCGCGGCCGAGCTGCTGGAGCGCTTCCAGCTCGCGGACGCGGCCGGCCGGGCCACGAAGACGTACTCCGGCGGCATGCGCAGGCGCCTGGACCTCGCGGCCAGCCTGGTCGGCCGGCCCAGCATCCTCTTCCTCGACGAGCCCACCACCGGCCTCGACCCGCACAGTCGCGGCGAGCTGTGGGACCTGCTGCGGGGCCTGGTCGCGGACGGTGCGACGGCCCTGCTGACCACGCAGTATCTGAACGAGGCCGATGTGCTCGCCGACGACATCGTGGTGATCGACAAGGGCCGGGTAATCGCCGAGGGCACGCCCGACCAGCTGAAGTCGCAGGTCGGCGGGCAGGTGCTGGAGCTGCGGCCGGTGCTGGCCGAGGATCTTGTGCGGGTGCATGCGCTCGTGACCGAGGCGGCGGGTCCACAGACCCAGATCGAGGGCGAGACGATCACCGCGCCGGTGAAGGACACCGAGCTGATGCCGTCCGTCGTGCGCACGCTGGACCGGGAGGGCATCGCGGTGGGCGAGCTGGCGCTGCGCCGCTCCTCCCTGGACGAGGTGTTCCTGGCCCTGACCGGGCACCGGGCCGAGCCCGGCGAACCGGAGGGGGACGGCGGGGCGGCCGTACGGGAGGACGAGAGTGAGCTGGAGAGGGCGGTGAGCCGGTCATGA
- the coaA gene encoding type I pantothenate kinase: protein MPRSAHRQRPEATPYVDLTRSEWSALRDKTPLPLTAEEVEKLRGLGDVIDLDEVRDIYLPLSRLLNLYVGATDGLRGALNTFLGEQGSQSGTPFVIGVAGSVAVGKSTVARLLQALLSRWPEHPRVELVTTDGFLLPTKELQARGLMSRKGFPESYDRRALTRFVADIKAGKDEVTAPVYSHLIYDIVPDQRLMVRRPDILIVEGLNVLQPALPGKDGRTRVGLADYFDFSVYVDASAQDIERWYLNRFKKLRQTAFQNPNSYFRKYTQVSEDEALDYARTLWRTINKPNLVENIAPTRGRATLILRKGPDHKVRRLSLRKL, encoded by the coding sequence ATGCCCCGGAGCGCCCACCGGCAGCGGCCGGAGGCGACTCCCTACGTCGACCTCACCCGCTCGGAGTGGAGCGCGCTGCGTGACAAGACTCCGCTGCCGCTCACCGCGGAGGAGGTCGAGAAGCTGCGCGGCCTCGGCGACGTCATCGACCTCGACGAGGTGCGGGACATCTACCTCCCGCTCTCCCGCCTGCTCAACCTCTACGTCGGCGCCACCGACGGCCTCAGAGGCGCCCTGAACACCTTCCTCGGCGAACAGGGCTCCCAGTCCGGCACCCCGTTCGTCATAGGCGTCGCCGGCTCGGTCGCCGTGGGGAAGTCCACGGTCGCCCGGCTTCTGCAGGCGCTGCTCTCCCGCTGGCCCGAGCACCCGCGCGTCGAGCTGGTCACCACCGACGGCTTCCTGCTGCCCACCAAGGAGCTCCAGGCCCGCGGCCTGATGTCGCGCAAGGGCTTCCCCGAGTCCTACGACCGCCGCGCGCTCACCCGCTTCGTCGCCGACATCAAGGCGGGCAAGGACGAGGTCACCGCCCCCGTCTACTCCCACCTGATCTACGACATCGTCCCGGACCAGCGGCTCATGGTCCGCCGGCCCGACATCCTGATCGTCGAGGGCCTCAACGTCCTCCAGCCCGCCCTGCCCGGCAAGGACGGCCGCACCCGGGTCGGTCTCGCCGACTACTTCGACTTCAGCGTGTACGTCGACGCCAGCGCCCAGGACATCGAGCGCTGGTACCTCAACCGCTTCAAGAAGCTGCGCCAGACCGCCTTCCAGAACCCGAACTCGTACTTCCGCAAGTACACCCAGGTCTCCGAGGACGAGGCCCTCGACTACGCGCGCACCCTCTGGCGCACCATCAACAAGCCCAACCTGGTGGAGAACATCGCCCCCACCCGCGGCCGCGCCACCCTGATCCTCCGCAAGGGCCCGGACCACAAGGTGCGGCGGCTGAGCCTGCGCAAGCTGTAG
- a CDS encoding cutinase family protein — MRIRSCLAALALLGGASVATLTAPSASAAACSDIEVVAARGTFEPGTLGFIVGDPVYSALQKKLTGKSLSSYKVNYPADLSPTSAAQGNADLVNHVNGQASACPNQRFILVGYSQGANVVDNSIGISSAGAVVGSPIVATLPAAVEPKVAAVLLFGNPIRAIGKSVTGVYQSRTIDFCAKGDPICENGGNDVGAHLGYTADADAAATFAAGKV, encoded by the coding sequence ATGCGTATTCGTTCGTGTCTCGCCGCGCTCGCACTGCTCGGCGGGGCCTCGGTCGCCACCCTCACGGCGCCCTCGGCGTCGGCCGCGGCCTGCTCGGACATCGAGGTCGTCGCTGCTCGTGGCACCTTCGAGCCGGGCACGCTCGGCTTCATCGTCGGCGATCCGGTGTACTCCGCACTCCAGAAGAAACTGACCGGCAAAAGCCTTTCCAGCTACAAGGTGAATTACCCGGCGGATCTTTCCCCCACGTCGGCCGCACAGGGAAACGCGGATCTGGTGAATCACGTCAACGGGCAGGCATCCGCGTGCCCGAACCAGCGGTTCATTCTCGTGGGCTATTCGCAGGGCGCGAACGTCGTCGACAACTCGATCGGCATCAGCAGCGCCGGCGCGGTGGTCGGCAGCCCCATCGTGGCCACCCTGCCGGCCGCGGTCGAGCCGAAGGTCGCCGCGGTGCTGCTGTTCGGCAACCCGATCCGGGCCATCGGCAAGAGCGTCACCGGCGTCTACCAGAGCCGCACGATCGACTTCTGCGCCAAGGGCGACCCCATCTGTGAGAACGGCGGGAACGACGTGGGCGCACACCTCGGCTACACGGCCGACGCGGACGCCGCCGCCACGTTCGCGGCGGGCAAGGTCTGA
- a CDS encoding PucR family transcriptional regulator: MAVPTPHEVPEARGAVPLPPGLAELLRARLEGVADEVEAEVRSRVPEYARPGDDLYRKRLRDGVVQALTLFVDHIADPRDNGESIAATYYELGRGEALEGRGLDPLQSALRVGGMHAWRLLGRTAEELGLDSTVVAALGELAFRTVHEVAEAAAAGHAEAQLRSTDELERRRRRLLGLLLSEGPVAVEAVQDLAHQARWPVPRQVAVVALAAAAEQGEEERPLSMAGALVDMESRPPRMLVPDPDRSGRWAGRGFTLALRGRPAAIGPTVPLTEAAQSLRWATRALGLMGRGILPRQGVVRCADHLSTLLLHADEPLLAELRATALAPLDEVSAGQRARLAETLLAWLLSGSNVPDVAARLHIHPQTVRYRLRQLDKLFGDTLHDPGSRLDLVLALRAESLQ, from the coding sequence ATGGCTGTTCCCACCCCGCACGAGGTGCCGGAGGCCCGCGGGGCCGTGCCCCTGCCGCCCGGCCTCGCGGAGCTGTTGCGCGCCCGGCTGGAGGGCGTGGCCGACGAGGTGGAGGCGGAGGTCCGCAGCCGCGTTCCCGAGTACGCGCGGCCCGGGGACGACCTCTACCGCAAGCGGCTGCGGGACGGGGTGGTGCAGGCGCTCACCCTGTTCGTCGACCACATCGCCGACCCGCGCGACAACGGGGAGTCGATCGCGGCGACGTACTACGAACTCGGGCGCGGCGAGGCCCTGGAGGGCCGCGGACTGGACCCCTTGCAGTCCGCGCTGCGCGTCGGCGGCATGCACGCCTGGCGGCTGCTGGGCCGCACCGCGGAGGAACTGGGGCTGGACTCGACGGTCGTGGCCGCGCTGGGCGAGCTCGCCTTCCGCACGGTGCACGAGGTCGCTGAGGCGGCCGCCGCCGGCCACGCGGAGGCTCAGCTGCGCAGTACGGACGAGCTGGAGCGCCGCCGCAGACGGCTCCTTGGCCTGCTGCTGAGCGAGGGCCCGGTGGCCGTGGAGGCCGTGCAGGACCTGGCGCACCAGGCCCGGTGGCCGGTGCCGCGGCAGGTCGCCGTCGTCGCGCTCGCGGCCGCCGCCGAACAGGGCGAGGAGGAGCGGCCGTTGTCCATGGCGGGGGCCCTGGTGGACATGGAGTCCCGGCCGCCGCGCATGCTGGTGCCCGACCCCGACCGATCCGGGCGGTGGGCCGGCCGCGGTTTCACGCTCGCGCTGCGCGGCCGTCCCGCCGCGATCGGGCCGACGGTCCCGCTCACCGAGGCCGCGCAGTCGCTGCGCTGGGCCACCCGGGCGCTGGGCCTGATGGGGCGCGGAATCCTGCCCCGGCAGGGTGTGGTGCGGTGCGCCGACCACCTGTCGACCCTGCTGCTGCACGCCGACGAACCACTGCTCGCCGAACTCCGCGCCACCGCCCTTGCCCCGCTCGACGAGGTCTCCGCCGGACAGCGTGCCCGGCTCGCCGAGACGCTGCTGGCCTGGCTGCTCAGCGGCAGCAACGTGCCCGATGTCGCCGCCCGGCTGCACATCCACCCGCAGACGGTCCGCTACCGCCTGCGCCAGCTGGACAAGCTGTTCGGCGACACCCTGCACGACCCGGGGAGCCGCCTCGACCTCGTGCTCGCGCTGCGCGCGGAATCTCTTCAGTGA
- a CDS encoding alpha/beta hydrolase, with protein sequence MPRRTTRVIGATGVSRRTAAKATAAAGLAVLFGATTGTTRARAATRLGPRTLDLAVPSAALGRSAPVRLILPSGFDTAAGRTYPVLYLLHGAHDDYTSWTRETDIESFTEGRDLIVAMPDAGPTGIPTAWRDGLDYETFQVEEVPALLARDYRASGVRAVAGVSTGGYGAMAHAARHPGAFTAAASYSGVLDTTAPGVPTIVDAIVAREGLSPASLWGNPFLNLLTWRDFNPRARAEGLRGTALYVSQGSGLAGGIGDWLPEALESALWPSARGFAAALARRGIPATTHFYPGGGHDWAYWKGEFTASWPILADALGVPE encoded by the coding sequence ATGCCCCGCCGCACCACGAGAGTCATCGGAGCCACCGGAGTATCCCGGCGCACCGCCGCCAAGGCCACGGCCGCCGCCGGACTGGCCGTCCTGTTCGGCGCCACGACCGGCACGACCCGCGCCCGGGCGGCCACCCGGCTGGGCCCGCGCACCCTGGACCTCGCCGTGCCCTCCGCCGCCCTGGGCCGCAGCGCGCCGGTGCGGCTGATCCTGCCGTCCGGCTTCGACACGGCCGCCGGGCGGACGTACCCCGTGCTGTATCTGCTGCACGGCGCCCACGACGACTACACCTCCTGGACCCGGGAGACGGACATCGAGTCCTTCACCGAGGGCCGGGACCTGATCGTGGCGATGCCGGACGCGGGCCCCACGGGCATTCCCACCGCCTGGCGCGACGGCCTGGACTACGAGACGTTCCAGGTCGAGGAGGTGCCGGCGCTGCTCGCGCGGGACTACCGGGCCTCCGGCGTACGGGCCGTCGCCGGCGTGTCGACGGGCGGCTACGGGGCGATGGCGCACGCGGCCCGCCACCCGGGCGCCTTCACCGCCGCCGCCTCCTACAGCGGCGTCCTCGACACCACCGCGCCCGGCGTGCCGACCATCGTGGACGCGATCGTCGCCCGCGAGGGACTGTCACCGGCCTCCCTGTGGGGCAACCCGTTCCTCAACCTCCTCACCTGGCGGGACTTCAACCCGCGCGCCCGCGCCGAGGGGCTGCGCGGCACGGCCCTGTACGTCTCGCAGGGCAGCGGACTGGCCGGCGGCATCGGCGACTGGCTGCCCGAGGCGCTGGAGAGCGCCCTGTGGCCCTCGGCCCGCGGCTTCGCCGCCGCGCTCGCGCGCAGGGGCATCCCGGCCACCACTCACTTCTACCCGGGAGGGGGACACGACTGGGCGTACTGGAAGGGGGAGTTCACGGCGTCGTGGCCGATCCTCGCCGACGCTCTGGGTGTGCCGGAGTGA